A single Anopheles maculipalpis chromosome 3RL, idAnoMacuDA_375_x, whole genome shotgun sequence DNA region contains:
- the LOC126561703 gene encoding ankyrin-3 gives MGGSVSQVFRSGSALLSNRDGHKVSETTVEKVNTIFDALRANPKISIQRLEPLLLQIPKYENILAIHDETGYNLLQKSVGLNHVELARWLLQRHRPDVNRSSCSLPLHIACLKGYEECVELLLKHGARIDTEARMCFPGAHSHNCEESGKYKNQGDDVGVCERPNTKLQNAVCYAIDGDQINVLNILAQKMEEPWMPFRVRKPLLHIACERGAWKCVQHLVQTRSDEINLIKDEYYPIHQAVLHDGRFLELLIQHGAITTVRTCTQQMTLLHVVILAARKSAEDTLNTIRILLERGCKELINSPDSLGNTPLHAIIVRYALEEARYGYDKWNKWDVLHLVRFLLQNGAKSSINQTGNSALACVFRHIRDWEVCYELLNMLIKEGGDPNIVGRDGSVPIMVCLVPLINKDPLHHFTHSMKVCYLNCIRILLQNGANPNCSYRSNLTPLHVLIFTVSENFTLNCDIQKRANFDFIKNILLLLLQYGLDCNITSQHILQSVIDMIINVRTCPDILCVYELLLLLIQYGTDPNVSLSNKLMANGASSSNSSIIFVNDFINFGGGIRGAPGGADSSATGSAGSGAGGAGNSVPGGVAGSGGGGSAIANGNGGPGSGGAGGSSNGNENLRSSFRNNARNYLLFYYIMLITRKEFILLDREQTYQRIIYLFYYSMKHEPLFNCLKTLHNLLIAQVPHRSIDNLRHLIITLYKKPRSLKQLCRVCIYNSLDKKLAPSINRLNLPGPLKEYVMNFDK, from the exons ATGGGTGGCTCGGTTAGCCAAGTGTTCCGTTCCGGCAGTGCGCTACTTTCGAACCGTGATGGTCACAAAGTATCGGAAACGACCGTTGAAAAGGTGAACACAATCTTCGACGCACTCAGGGCAAATCCAAAGATATCGATTCAACGGTTAGAACCATTATTACTACAAATACCGAAG TACGAAAATATACTTGCGATACACGATGAAACGGGATACAATTTGCTACAGAAAAGCGTAGGACTTAATCACGTAGAATTAGCTAGGTGGCTACTACAAAGACATCGCCCGGATGTGAACCGCAGCTCGTGTTCACTACCACTTCACATAGCCTGTTTAAAAGG TTACGAAGAATGCGTAGAGCTGCTGCTAAAACACGGTGCCCGAATAGATACAGAGGCAAGGATGTGCTTTCCCGGTGCACACTCGCACAACTGCGAGGAAAGTGGGAAATATAAAA ATCAAGGCGATGATGTAGGCGTTTGCGAGCGCCCAAACACGAAGCTACAGAATGCCGTCTGCTATGCGATCGATGGCGATCAAATTAATGTGCTGAACATTTTGGCCCAAAAGATGGAGGAACCGTGGATGCCATTCCGGGTACGAAAACCACTGCTGCACATTGCCTGCGAACGGGGTGCGTGGAAGTGTGTGCAGCATCTCGTGCAAACGCGCTCGGATGAGATCAATCTCATCAAGGACGAGTACTACCCGATCCATCAGGCGGTGCTGCACGATGGACGCTTTCTGGAGCTGTTAATACAGCACGGTGCCATCACGACGGTGCGAACGTGCACACAGCAAATGACACTACTGCATGTTG TGATACTGGCAGCAAGAAAGTCAGCGGAAGATACGCTCAACACGATCCGCATACTGCTGGAACGAGGATGCAAGGAACTGATCAACAGTCCAGATTCGTTAGGCAATACGCCACTGCACGCTATCATCGTGCGGTACGCTCTAGAGGAGGCTAG GTACGGTTACGATAAATGGAACAAATGGGACGTCCTGCATTTGGTGCGTTTTCTGCTTCAGAACGGTGCTAAGagttcaatcaatcaaacaggCAACAGTGCGTTAGCATGCGTCTTTCGTCACATTCGAGATTGGGAGGTGTGCTACGAGCTGTTAAACATGCTTATCAAAGAAGGAG GTGACCCGAACATTGTTGGCCGAGATGGATCCGTTCCTATTATGGTTTGTTTGGTGCCGCTCATCAACAAGGACCCATTGCATCATTTTACACATTCAATGAAG GTCTGCTACTTGAACTGCATTCGAATACTGCTACAAAATGGCGCCAATCCGAACTGCTCCTACCGTTCAAATCTTACGCCATTGCACGTGCTCATCTTTACCGTCTCGGAAAACTTCACGCTGAACTGTGATATCCAGAAACGAGCTAATTTTGATTTCATCAAAAACATTCTTCTGCTACTGTTGCAGTACGGGCTCGATTGTAACATTACCTCCCAGCACATCCTACAGTCCGTGATCGATATGATCATTAACGTGCGCACCTGTCCGGATATACTGTGCGTGtacgagctgctgctgctgctgatccaGTACGGCACCGATCCAAATGTGTCGCTCAGCAACAAGCTAATGGCGAACGGTGCGAGCAGTAGCAATTCATCGATTATTTTCGTGAATGATTTCATCAACTTTGGCGGTGGTATTCGTGGTGCGCCGGGTGGCGCTGACAGTTCGGCGACCGGCAGTGCCGGAAGTGGTGCGGGCGGTGCTGGAAATAGTGTTCCGGGCGGGGTTGCTGgtagtggtggcggtggttctGCGATAGCAAACGGAAACGGTGGCCCAGGATCGGGTGGGGCAGGTGGTTCGTCCAATGGGAACGAAAATCTACGTAGCTCGTTCCGCAATAACGCCCGCAACTATCTACTCTTCTACTACATTATGCTGATCACGCGCAAGGAGTTTATACTGCTGGATCGCGAACAAACGTACCAGCGCATTATTTATCTGTTTTACTACTCGATGAAGCACGAGCCACTGTTTAACTGTTTGAAAACGTTGCACAATCTGCTGATCGCACAGGTACCGCATCGGTCGATCGATAATCTGCGCCATCTGATCATTACGCTGTACAAAAAGCCACGCAGCCTGAAGCAGCTGTGCCGTGTGTGTATCTACAACAGTTTGGACAAAAAGCTGGCACCGAGCATAAACCGGTTGAATTTGCCCGGCCCGCTGAAGGAGTACGTGATGAACTTTGACAAATGA